One Sphingomonas endolithica genomic window, ATTGCCCGCGGAATCGAAGGCGATGCCGAGCAGGTTGCGGTGGCCGTAGCTCCACACCGCCGGATCGAACCCTTGCGCGGCCAGCGGGTTGCCAGGCGCCGGCTTGCCGTCGAGCGTCAGCCGCAGCACCTTGCCGAGCGAAGCCTTGGGATCCTGCGCGGGATCGAATTTCTGCCGCTCGCCATTGGTGAAGAACAGATGCTGGCCATCGGGCGAGAAGGCGATGCGCCCGGAAAAGTGGCCGTTGCCGTCGACATAAGGATGCGCGCGGAAGATCACCTCGACGCCGTCGAGCCGCGGCTTGCCGCTCGTGTCGCCGCTGAGCTTGCCGCGCGCAAGCGCTACGCCCTTGCCGCCGGGGCCGGTCTCGGAAAAGCTGAAATAGACCAGCCGGTTGCTCGCAAAGCCGGGTGCCAGCACGATATCCATCAAGCCGCCCTGCCCTTCGCTCGCCACCGGCAGCGTGCCCGCGACGGTTATCGCACTTTTGCCGTCGGCAGACACCAGTTTGAGCTGCCCGGCCTTCTCCGTCACCAGCATCCGCCCGTCGGGCAGGAAGGTCATCGCCCAGGGCGCGTCGAAATCGGCGACGACGGTTTCGACGAAGGGCTTGGCGCCGGTCGGGGCCGGGGGCGCGGCGGAACAGGCGGTGCCGACGACGAGACCGGCGAGCAGGAAACAGGATTTCATGGCGACTCTCCGAAACTGACCCAAACCATACCCTCTTTACCCCGGACTTGTTCCGGCGACCGTCCGACAGATCATAACCTCTGCCGTTGCTGGTTGATACGGGGACGCTTGCCACCGGCGCGCCCATCGACTATATCATGGCCACATTCTCTACATCGTCAGGTGAAGAGGCTGGAGCCACCCGGTTCCGGCGGCAACAACCCATGTCTGGAACACCATTGGCCGATATCGCCAAGCTGACCGCTCTGATCGCCCCCGAAGCCGAGGCCTTGGGCTTCGATCTGGTGCGCGTGAAGATGTTCGGCGGCGCGGGCGACATCACGTTGCAGGTGATGGCCGAGCGCCCCGACACGCGCCAGTTGACGATCGACGATTGCGCCGATCTGTCGCGCCGCATCTCCGACGTGCTGGATGTCGAGGACCCGATCGACAGCGAGTATCGCCTCGAAGTCTCATCGCCCGGCATCGATCGCCCGCTGACCCGACTGCAGGACTTCACCGACTGGTCCGGGCATGAAGCACGCATCGTGCTCACCGCGCCGGTCGAGGGCCGCAAGCAGCTCACCGGCGATCTCGTCGGCGTCGAGGGTGAGCGCATCACCATCGCGGTCAACAAACATGGCGAGATGACGATCGGCTTCGACCAGGTCGCCGACGCCAAGCTGCTGTTCACCGATCGGCTGCTCGCGGCGACCCGTCCGCTCGATGTCGAAGGCGCGGACGAGGAAGAATTCGACGAAGAACTCGTCGAGGACGATACCGACAACGACGAGCTAGATACTGAAGATAGCGCGCCAACCAGCGCCACGATCAAGCAAGAAGGATAAATCATGGCTCTTAGCGCCGTTTCCGCCAACAAGGCAGAACTGCTGGCGATCGCCAATGCGGTCGCCGCCGAGAAGATGATCGACAAGGCGATCGTGATCGAGGCGATGGAAGACGCGATCCAGCGCGCCGCGCGTTCGCGCTACGGCGCCGAGAACGACATCCGCGCCAAGCTCGACGGCACCACCGGCGATCTGCGCTTGTGGCGCGTGGTCGAAGTGGTCGAGGCGGTCGACGATTACTTCAAGCAGGTGAACCTCAAGGAAGCCGAGAAGCTCCAGCCGGGCGCAGTCGTCGGCGATTACATCGTCGATCCGCTGCCCCCGATCGAGTTCGGCCGCATCGCCGCGCAGGCCGCCAAGCAGGTGATCTTCCAGAAGGTCCGCGACGCCGAGCGCGAGCGCCAGTTCGAGGAATTCAAGGATCGCATGGGTGAGATCATCACCGGCGTGGTCAAGCGTGTCGAGTTCGGCCACGTGGTCGTCGATCTGGGCCGCGCGGAAGGCGTGATCCGCCGCGATGCGCAGATCCCGCGCGAAGTGGTGCGCGTCAACGATCGCATCCGCTCGCTGATCCTCAACGTCCGCCGCGAGAACCGCGGCCCGCAGATCTTCCTCAGCCGCGCGCATCCCGATTTCATGAAGAAGCTGTTCGCGCAGGAAGTGCCGGAAATCTACGACGGCATCATCGAGATCAAGGCGGCCGCGCGCGACCCGGGCTCGCGCGCCAAGATCGGCGTCATCAGCCACGATTCGTCGATCGATCCGGTCGGCGCGTGCGTCGGCATGAAGGGCAGCCGCGTCCAGGCCGTCGTGCAGGAAATGCAGGGCGAGAAGATCGACATCATCCCCTGGTCGCCCGACACCGCGACCTTCGTCGTCAACGCGCTGCAGCCGGCATCGGTCAGCCGCGTCGTGATCGACGAGGAAGAGGATCGCATCGAGGTCGTCGTTCCCGATGATCAGTTGTCGCTCGCCATCGGCCGTCGTGGCCAGAACGTGCGCCTCGCCAGTCAATTGACCGGCAAGGCGATCGACATCCTGACCGAGGCCGACGCCTCGGAGAAGCGCCAGAAGGAATTCGCCGAGCGCACCGAGATGTTCCAGACCGAATTGGACGTCGACGAGACGCTGGCGCAGCTGCTGGTCGCCGAAGGCTTCGGCGCGCTGGAAGAGGTCGCCTATGTCGAGGTGCAGGAAATCGCCTCGATCGAAGGGTTTGACGAGGATCTCGCGGCCGAGCTGCAGAGCCGCGCGACCGAGGCGCTCGATCGCCGCGAGGAAGCCAATCGCGAGCTGCGTCGCGGCATGGGCGTGGCGGACGATCTCGCCGCGCTGCCGCACCTCAACGAGGCGATGCTCGTCACGCTCGGCAAGGCCGGCATCCTGACGCTCGACGATCTCGCCGATCTGGCGACCGACGAGCTGGTGCAGAAGAAGCGCCAGGAACAGCGCCGCCGCGCCGAATCGGACAACAAGCGCCCCGAGGACAAGGGCGGTGTGCTCGGCGAATATGGCCTGTCGGACGAACAGGGCAACGAGATCATCATGGCCGCGCGCGCGCACTGGTTCGAGGACGAAGAAGCCTGATGCCATTCGTCAGCATCCGCATTTCGGGCTCTGCCACGAAGGACCAGAAAGCGGGACTCGTCGCCGACGTGACCGCTAGCCTGGTCGCGCGTCTCGGCAAGAACCCGCAAGCGGTGCAGATCGTGATCGAGGAAGTGTCGACGGAGAATTACGGTGCCGGCGGTCAGTTGATCGTCGACCGCGATACCCCGCCATCGAGGGAGGACGCGCATGCGGTTCCCTCACGATGATACTTTAGGGCTACAGATACCCACTGCGCTGCCGTCACCCCGGACTTGTTCCGGGGTCCACGGAGCCGCGCGCCCGACGCTTGTCGGGTCCGCACAGACTGATGGATCCTTCGTTCGTCACCCCGGCCTTGAGCCGGGGTCCAGCTTCCTGGGGAGCGAAGAAGCGGGACCCCGAGTCAAGCCCGGGGTGACGTTTGGGGTTGGGGAGAGGGCCGCATGACCACGACCACAGATCCCCGCCCAGACACCCGCGCCGCGTCGCGCGAGCCCAAGGAGCCGGTGCGCCGCTGCATCCTGCTCGGCGATCGCGCACCGCGTGCCGCGCTGGTGCGGCTCGCGCTCAGCCCGGATGGCGACGTCTTCCCCGATGTCCGCGCCAAGGCCCCCGGGCGTGGGGCGTGGATCGGCGTGACCAAGGCCGAGCTGGAAACGGCGATCGCCAAGGGCAAGCTGAAAGGCGCGCTTGCCCGCGCGTTCAAGACCGGGCCGATCGGCATCCCTGCCGATCTCGCCGACAAGCTGGAAGCCGCACTGGAACGTGCGGCACTCGACCGGCTCGGGCTCGAATCGCGCTCCGGCGGGCTGTTCAGCGGCGCCGAGAAGATCGAGACTGCGGCGCGATCCGGCAAGCTTCATCTGCTGCTCCACGCCTGCGATGCGGGCG contains:
- a CDS encoding PQQ-dependent sugar dehydrogenase, producing the protein MKSCFLLAGLVVGTACSAAPPAPTGAKPFVETVVADFDAPWAMTFLPDGRMLVTEKAGQLKLVSADGKSAITVAGTLPVASEGQGGLMDIVLAPGFASNRLVYFSFSETGPGGKGVALARGKLSGDTSGKPRLDGVEVIFRAHPYVDGNGHFSGRIAFSPDGQHLFFTNGERQKFDPAQDPKASLGKVLRLTLDGKPAPGNPLAAQGFDPAVWSYGHRNLLGIAFDSAGNLWEQEMGPKGGDEVNLIQPGKNYGWPRASNGSHYDGRDIPDHKAGDGFEPPKVWWNPVISPGGLMIYSGSMFPAWRGDAFIGGLSSQALVRVDLNGTNAAKGDQWNMGARIREVEQGPDGAIWVLEDGADGSQGRLIKLTPA
- the rimP gene encoding ribosome maturation protein RimP: MADIAKLTALIAPEAEALGFDLVRVKMFGGAGDITLQVMAERPDTRQLTIDDCADLSRRISDVLDVEDPIDSEYRLEVSSPGIDRPLTRLQDFTDWSGHEARIVLTAPVEGRKQLTGDLVGVEGERITIAVNKHGEMTIGFDQVADAKLLFTDRLLAATRPLDVEGADEEEFDEELVEDDTDNDELDTEDSAPTSATIKQEG
- the nusA gene encoding transcription termination factor NusA: MALSAVSANKAELLAIANAVAAEKMIDKAIVIEAMEDAIQRAARSRYGAENDIRAKLDGTTGDLRLWRVVEVVEAVDDYFKQVNLKEAEKLQPGAVVGDYIVDPLPPIEFGRIAAQAAKQVIFQKVRDAERERQFEEFKDRMGEIITGVVKRVEFGHVVVDLGRAEGVIRRDAQIPREVVRVNDRIRSLILNVRRENRGPQIFLSRAHPDFMKKLFAQEVPEIYDGIIEIKAAARDPGSRAKIGVISHDSSIDPVGACVGMKGSRVQAVVQEMQGEKIDIIPWSPDTATFVVNALQPASVSRVVIDEEEDRIEVVVPDDQLSLAIGRRGQNVRLASQLTGKAIDILTEADASEKRQKEFAERTEMFQTELDVDETLAQLLVAEGFGALEEVAYVEVQEIASIEGFDEDLAAELQSRATEALDRREEANRELRRGMGVADDLAALPHLNEAMLVTLGKAGILTLDDLADLATDELVQKKRQEQRRRAESDNKRPEDKGGVLGEYGLSDEQGNEIIMAARAHWFEDEEA
- a CDS encoding tautomerase family protein — encoded protein: MPFVSIRISGSATKDQKAGLVADVTASLVARLGKNPQAVQIVIEEVSTENYGAGGQLIVDRDTPPSREDAHAVPSR
- a CDS encoding DUF448 domain-containing protein — translated: MTTTTDPRPDTRAASREPKEPVRRCILLGDRAPRAALVRLALSPDGDVFPDVRAKAPGRGAWIGVTKAELETAIAKGKLKGALARAFKTGPIGIPADLADKLEAALERAALDRLGLESRSGGLFSGAEKIETAARSGKLHLLLHACDAGADGNRKLDQAWRVGNDEEGSDRRGLVLPVSRTILAVALGRQNVVHIGLTDPDAAKRVREALDRWLHFIGPDPLPTPCETASQGASASPRHADANSTEDYEEFE